One window of Nicotiana tomentosiformis chromosome 11, ASM39032v3, whole genome shotgun sequence genomic DNA carries:
- the LOC104113884 gene encoding uncharacterized protein: MQKLFKPKYYFKAARYTEKDISQMKRFSIRQIYKDMQGEFQKATWRKLVCNNQGLPKWTFIMILALLNRLATKDRLAKWGIIPDQLCHLCEKENKTVQHLFFEYEVTGSIWQQLLYWQGIQRVKKKWQEEIQWIEQFAKGKSAGAAVCRMTFAATVYHVW; encoded by the coding sequence ATGCAGAAACTTTTCAAGCCTAAATACTACTTTAAGGCTGCTAGATACACTGAAAAAGATATTTCTCAGATGAAAAGATTCTCAATTCGACAAATCTATAAAGATATGCAAGGTGAATTCCAGAAGGCGACATGGAGAAAGCTAGTATGTAATAATCAGGGATTGCCAAAGTGGACCTTTATCATGATATTAGCATTGCTTAATAGGCTTGCTACAAAAgacagattggccaaatggggtATCATTCCAGATCAACTATGCCACTTATGTGAAAAGGAGAATAAAACAGTGCAACATCTTTTCTTTGAGTATGAAGTCACTGGAAGCATATGGCAGCAGCTGCTGTACTGGCAAGGAATACAGAGAGTGAAGAAAAAGTGGCAAGAAGAGATCCAATGGATAGAGCAGTTTGCGAAAGGCAAGAGTGCTGGGGCTGCAGTATGTAGAATGACCTTTGCAGCAACGGTTTATCATGTCTGGTAG